In one Rhopalosiphum padi isolate XX-2018 chromosome 3, ASM2088224v1, whole genome shotgun sequence genomic region, the following are encoded:
- the LOC132924744 gene encoding uncharacterized protein LOC132924744, which yields MPIAAPEHPPSVKELSTTRWSAREDACRSLNNNWDRVISALKEIKNNDKQKAQTRCEAKGILKSLACFENNFMSIFWGDLGRFNAVSKKLQSIDIDLYLVVELYESLIQYISNLRNEKMFKMYEDRVSKLHGGDTEYKLDVQRKRKRKIFYDEPQDELNFYDLDKSFCNECVHFQSHIKSLKDKAPKNIRDLSTLIRSKNLQTIYPYVDIALRMFLCTPATNCSSERCFLTLRRLKTYLRSVMNNDRLNALAVLNIESELTSSVNYDNIIKEYAESQSRKKI from the exons cTTCAGTAAAAGAGTTATCTACAACACGTTGGTCTGCACGAGAAGATGCATGTAGaagcttaaataataattgggaTAGAGTAATCAGTGCTctcaaagaaattaaaaacaatgataaacaAAAGGCACAAACGCGATGTGAAGCAaaaggtattttaaaaagtttagctTGCTTTGAAAACAATTTCATGTCAATATTTTGGGGAGATCTTGGACGTTTTAATGCTGTAAGTAAAAAGTTACAGTCAATCGATATTGACTTGTATTTAGTGGTTGAATTGTACGAATCGCTCATTCAATACATTTCTAATCTTcgtaatgaaaaaatgtttaaaatgtatgaagatCGAGTTTCTAAATTACATGGAGGTGACACAGAATATAAATTAGATGTGCAAAGAAAGAGGAAAAGAAAAATTTTCTACGATGAACCACAAGATGAACTTAATTTTT aTGACTTAGATAAAAGCTTTTGTAATGAATGTGTACATTTCCAAAGTCATATTAAGTCTCTTAAAGATAAAGCACCAAAAAATATCCGGGACCTAAGTACACTGATACGATccaaaaatttacaaacaatttatcCTTATGTGGACATTGCACTTAGAATGTTTCTGTGTACACCAGCAACGAATTGTTCTTCAGAAAGATGTTTTTTAACTCTGAGAAGATTAAAAACATATCTTAGATCGGTCATGAATAATGATCGCTTAAATGCTTTAGCTGTACTAAATATTGAAAGTGAACTAACTTCTAGCGTCAATTATGATAACATAATTAAAGAATATGCCGAGTCACAatccagaaaaaaaatttaa